One stretch of Euphorbia lathyris chromosome 7, ddEupLath1.1, whole genome shotgun sequence DNA includes these proteins:
- the LOC136235213 gene encoding histidine--tRNA ligase, cytoplasmic produces the protein MAGKGEVKVLSLGGKGSSLSSSSAYAVATGQAQLRIDSSALDRLISDQNPPKSLKPSQILFPSTFTSLEIRASLTFLLNKLLLFSNSTNIRAFLPNIISICLNSKPETSSLDSIDVTEEENLVIQKSSALVYGICAILDHESTNLVSVVDAVAAISCEAAKGNVAAFSSMDTGDGFVDKEGLGVAGDMKVLLNGSKLVGKLESEAFSKIPKINGRLREAVKALHSMTRVALNSREEVHEGDVVPAVLALAAAILKFGKSSFCRAKMNLDAVGIESLKTSLLGMFEKCPNDEALKNAYKLLLDSHYEDDIGKFVHEVSALLGIVWRIVAWEAITAYVALEGGELISTKGVEGSEVNGIDEKVVKRSEKKKKKAVLGKGTSVVVQLIKDRLQNKGVVSSDVLQVLEQLVGDLLLFFDPKQPEFDEMVHKVKGVVESNESRRLPKLPKGTRDFAKEQMMIRERAFSIITEVFKRHGATALDTPAFELRETLMGKYGEDSKLIYDLADQGGELCSLRYDLTVPFARYVAMNGITSFKRYQIAKVYRRDNPSKGRYREFYQCDFDIAGQYEEMGPDFEIIKILTELLDELDIGDYEVKLNHRKLLDGMLEICGVPPEKFRTICSSIDKLDKQSFEQVKKEMVEEKGLSVETADNIGTFVKERGQPKELLSKLKLEGSKFLQNASSKCALHELEILFDALDKSKCIGRVVFDLSLARGLDYYTGVIFETVFKGTTQVGSIAAGGRYDNLIGMFGTKQVPAVGVSLGIERVFAIMEQLQKDRKQTTRPTETQVLLSILGDKSKLSLAAELAGELWDAKIKAEYTVSTRFSKHMDRVKESGIPWMVLVGDKELERGIVKLKNLETTEEEEVPRSNFVAELKRRLSI, from the exons ATGGCGGGCAAAGGGGAAGTGAAGGTCCTATCACTAGGAGGCAAGGGCTCCTCACTCTCCTCCTCTTCCGCTTATGCCGTCGCTACCGGCCAAGCTCAGTTACGTATCGACTCATCTGCACTAGATAGACTAATCTCAGATCAAAACCCTCCCAAGTCTCTCAAGCCGTCTCAAATCCTATTTCCTTCAACTTTCACCAGTCTCGAAATTCGAGCCTCTCTCACTTTTCTCCTCAACAAGCTTCTTCTCTTTTCCAATTCCACCAACATCCGTGCATTTCTTCCCAATATCATTTCCATTTGCCTAAATTCTAAACCTGAGACTTCGAGTCTCGATTCAATTGATGTTACTGAAGAGGAGAATCTCGTGATTCAGAAATCGTCTGCGCTTGTGTACGGAATTTGTGCCATTTTGGACCATGAATCCACTAATTTGGTTTCAGTTGTGGATGCAGTGGCTGCTATTTCTTGTGAGGCGGCCAAGGGGAATGTCGCGGCATTTAGTTCCATGGACACTGGGGATGGCTTCGTTGATAAAGAGGGACTTGGGGTTGCCGGTGATATGAAGGTATTGCTTAATGGATCCAAGCTGGTGGGGAAGTTAGAGAGTGAAGCATTTTCTAAGATTCCCAAAATTAATGGGAGATTGAGGGAAGCAGTGAAGGCTTTGCATTCAATGACACGTGTCGCATTGAATTCCCGTGAGGAAGTCCATGAAGGCGATGTTGTACCGGCAGTGTTAGCATTGGCTGCAGCAATCCTGAAATTCGGTAAGAGTAGTTTTTGTAGAGCGAAAATGAACTTAGATGCCGTCGGGATTGAAAGTTTGAAAACCAGTTTGTTGGGTATGTTTGAGAAATGCCCTAATGATGAGGCACTAAAGAATGCTTATAAGCTGCTTTTGGATTCACACTACGAGGATGATATTGGAAAATTTGTACACGAAGTGAGTGCTTTATTGGGGATTGTCTGGAGGATTGTTGCCTGGGAAGCGATAACTGCATATGTTGCACTTGAAGGTGGGGAATTGATCAGCACAAAGGGTGTTGAAGGAAGTGAAGTGAATGGAATTGATGAGAAGGTGGTGAAGAGGAgtgagaaaaagaagaaaaaggctGTATTGGGGAAGGGGACTAGTgtggtggtgcagttgattaaGGATAGGTTGCAGAACAAGGGAGTGGTTTCCAGTGATGTTTTGCAGGTATTAGAACAATTGGTTGGGGATTTATTGTTGTTTTTTGATCCAAAACAACCTGAGTTTGACGAAATGGTACATAAAGTGAAAGGGGTTGTGGAAAGCAATGAAAGTAGAAGACTCCCCAAACTTCCAAAG GGCACTCGTGATTTTGCAAAAGAACAAATGATGATAAGGGAGAGAGCATTTTCAATAATAACAGAAGTTTTTAAGAGGCATGGTGCAACGGCGCTAGACACTCCTGCATTTGAATTGAGAGAGACTCTTATGGGGAAATATGGGGAGGATTCAAAGTTGATTTATGATCTTGCTGACCAG GGTGGTGAGCTTTGTTCCCTGCGATATGACTTAACTGTTCCATTTGCTAGGTATGTGGCCATGAATGGCATCACATCATTCAAAAGATATCAAATAGCTAAAGTTTATAGAAGAGATAATCCATCCAAGGGAAGATACCGTGAATTTTATCAATGTGACTTTGATATAGCTGGTCAATATGAAGAAATGGGCCCTGACtttgagattattaagattTTGACAGAATTGCTTGATGAATTAGACATTGGAGATTATGAG GTTAAATTGAATCATCGGAAGTTGTTGGATGGTATGTTAGAAATTTGTGGAGTGCCACCTGAGAAGTTCCGTACTATTTGTTCAAGTATTGATAAACTAGACAAGCAATCTTTTGAGCAAGTTAAAAAAGAAATG GTTGAGGAGAAGGGTTTGAGTGTAGAGACAGCAGACAATATTGGCACATTTGTGAAGGAAAGGGGACAACCTAAGGAATTACTATCAAAGCTTAAACTGGAGGGCAGCAAATTTTTGCAAAATGCATCTTCAAAGTGTGCGCTGCATGAGTTAGAGATTTTATTTGATGCTCTTGACAAGTCAAAGTGCATTGGCAGAGTGGTTTTTGATTTGAGTCTTGCTAGAGGGCTTGATTATTATACTGGTGTCATATTTGAAACTGTTTTCAAAGGGACCACTCAG GTTGGTTCGATTGCTGCCGGTGGACGATATGATAACCTTATAGGAATGTTTGGTACAAAGCAAGTTCCGGCTGTTGGAGTCAGTCTTGGAATTGAGCGTGTATTTGCTATAATGGAGCAGCTCCAAAAGGACCGAAAGCAG ACAACCCGACCTACGGAAACTCAAGTTCTCCTGAGCATACTGGGGGATAAAAGTAAACTGTCGTTAGCTGCAGAGCTTGCGGGTGAGCTATGGGATGCGAAGATCAAAGCAGAATACACAGTGAGTACGAGATTCAGTAAGCACATGGATCGTGTAAAAGAATCGGGAATTCCATGGATGGTACTGGTTGGTGATAAGGAGCTAGAGAGAGGAATTGTGAAATTAAAGAACCTCGAGACCACTGAAGAAGAGGAGGTACCTAGAAGTAATTTTGTGGCTGAACTTAAGAGAAGGTTGAGCATCTAA